In one Serinus canaria isolate serCan28SL12 chromosome 2, serCan2020, whole genome shotgun sequence genomic region, the following are encoded:
- the KIF9 gene encoding kinesin-like protein KIF9, producing MATPDATPESTAEGSQEEEEQESSQGQEKSAGSASKAENEQEEPEQKHSQGPEQGRKEKDEDQESIISSLLCDREHEGDSPRAPRRALAFVRVRPTAHFAQDMIRLGADTKSIDIYIQKSPRGGVVNNSQTDWSFKLDGVLHNTSQEMVYETVAKDLVCKALQGYNGTIMCYGQTGAGKTYTMTGAASEYRNRGIIPRAIQQVFKSAASFLNILVTVRISYLEIYNEALFDLLAPALGRGCKDTQLAVMDGPQGVYVKGLSIHPVSHEEEALHLLFEGETNRVIGEHSLNKNSSRSHCIFTMYIECRSRDYTNHKCLKSKITLIDLAGSERLSKTGSEGQVRVEASYINKSLSFLEQLIIALADPKREHIPFRQSKLTHVLKDSLGGGCNTVLVTNIFGEAEHVEETLSSLRFATRMNWVTAEPVPNEPFYREPSVKALEEEIQLLKQELIMQVNLTSHSLMTYNPLTTAQRAEIRSQVQKYLRGVIEEIDIVNVRQIQEVFRQFKVILSQQEEELENRLWNKYGLGYVAGAGPESISSSDLRLEEAEEEEEEEEEEEEKRRRRRARKAQLTRTRTRRLMQALLRLEFLLHPPFLMGRRKLMRRKELGALLLRQVRMNPHHPKAPPRIWKRKRKKKSKKKKNRKRKEVTGTVMKSPQSDLQRISRTSSPFCPSNRPLRCSRRRLDGRSTGSSGTTRESSLPRRRGAILWHRGSTASRSRWRQPRRLWRLRRRSGGRRENTWMRKDR from the exons ATGGCGACCCCGGACGCCACGCCGGAATCGACTGCAGAGGGGTCGCAG gaggaagaggagcaggagagctctcAGGGGCAGGAAAAGAGTGCAGGTTCTGCATCCAAGGCAGAAAATGAACAAGAG GAGCCGGAGCagaagcacagccagggcccagagcaggggagaaaggagaaggatgaGGACCAGGAGAGCATCATCTCCTCACTGCTCTGTGACAGAGAGCACGAGGGTGACAGCCCCAG AGCACCAAGGCGAGCCCTGGCGTTCGTGCGGGTCAGGCCAACTGCTCACTTTGCCCAAGACATGATCAGGCTGGGGGCAGACACCAAG AGCATCGATATCTACATCCAGAAGAGTCCCAGGGGAGGAGTTGTGAATAACTCTCAGACTGACTGGTCCTTCAAGCTGGATGGAGTCCTGCACAACACTTCCCAGGAGATGGTTTATGAGACTGTGGCAAAGGACTTGGTGTGCAAAGCTCTGCAGGGCTACAACG gCACCATCATGTGCTATGGGCAAACTGGAGCTGGCAAAACCTACACCATGACAGGAGCAGCCTCTGAGTACAGGAACAGAGGGATCATCCCCAGAGCTATCCAGCAG GTCTTCAAATCAGCTGCATCATTCCTCAACATCCTGGTGACTGTCCGAATTTCCTACCTGGAGATCTACAACGAGGCCCTGTTTGACCTCCTGGCGCCGGCGCTGGGCCGGGGCTGCAAGGACACCCAGCTGGCTGTCATGGATGGTCCCCAGGGGGTCTATGTCAAGGGGCTCTCCATCCACCCTGTCAGCCACGAGGAGGAGGCTCTGCATCTCCTTTTTGAG GGTGAGACCAACAGAGTGATAGGAGAGCACAGCCTGAATAAGAATTCCTCCAGATCCCACTGTATCTTCACCATGTACATCGAG TGTCGTTCCAGAGATTACACAAATCACAAATGCCTTAAATCTAAAATCACCTTAATTGACCTGGCAGGGTCTGAGAGGCTGAGCAAGACTGGG TCCGAGGGCCAGGTGAGGGTGGAGGCCTCCTACATCAACAAgtccctgtccttcctggagcagctgatcATCGCCCTGGCCGATCCCAAGAGGGAGCACATCCCCTTCAGGCAGAGCAAACTCACCCACGTCCTCAAGGACTCGCTGG GGGGAGGCTGCAACACTGTCCTGGTGACAAACATCTTTGGGGAGGCCGAGCACGTGGAAGAGACG ctgtccTCCCTCCGCTTTGCCACCAGGATGAACTGGGTGACGGCTGAGCCTGTCCCCAACGAGCCCTTCTACAGGGAG cCATCAGTGaaggctctggaggaggagatCCAGCTCCTGAAGCAAGAGCTGATCATGCAGGTCAACTTG acAAGTCATTCCTTGATGACTTACAACCCCCTGACTACAGCTCAGAGAGCAGAAATCAGATCCCAAGTCCAGAAATACCTCAGAGGAGTCATTGAGGAAATCGAT ATTGTGAATGTCAGGCAGATCCAGGAGGTGTTTAGACAGTTCAAAGTGATTTTAAG CCaacaggaggaagagctggagaaCAGGCTCTGGAACAAGTACGGGCTGGGATAcgtggctggggctggccctgagTCCATCTCCAGCTCTGATCTGCgtctggaggaggctgaggaggaggaggaggaggaggaggaggaggaggagaagaggaggaggaggagggcacG gaaaGCACAGTTGACCAGGACCAGGACTCGGAGGCTGATGCAGGCACTGTTGAGATTGGAATTCCTCCTGCATCCCCCATTTCTGATGGGGAGAAGGAAGCTGATGA gaaggaaagaattgGGAGCCCTCCTCCTGAGGCAGGTCAGGATGAATCCTCATCATCCAAAAGCCCCACCAAGGAtctggaagaggaagaggaagaagaagagcaagaagaagaagaacaggaagagaaaggaggtGACCGGGACAGTGATGAAGAGTCCTCAATCCGATCTTCAGAGGATTTCCAGAACCTCAA GCCCCTTCTGTCCAAGCAACAGGCCTTTGAGGTGTTCAAGAAGGAGACTGGACGGGAGATCCACAGGATCTTCAGGGACAACAAGAGAATCCTCATTGCCAAGAAGAAGGGGAGCCATTCTGTGGCACAGAGGATCAACAGCCTCAAGGAGCAGATGGAGGCAACCAAGGAGGCTCTGGAGGCTCAGAAGAAGAAGCGGAggcaggagg gagAATACATGGATGAGAAAGGA